In Akkermansia muciniphila, one DNA window encodes the following:
- the proC gene encoding pyrroline-5-carboxylate reductase, whose translation MKTGIIGLGKMGGALLRGVLKAGAAAPEEVWVYDHHHENVQALREEYPGVHEAASEADAADAVEVLILAVKPRGILPLISSLSERGAELPLLISIAAAVSLNDMEACASDGTRIIRAMPNTPCMVLAGVIAYSTGTGVKDEDEEAARMLLSGCGSVCKVEEFGMNAVSAISGCGPAYMFTALDALADAGVAMGLPRKTALELAAETMRGASLMLERTGKHPMELRDEVTSPGGTTIAALNALDECGFRNAWIQAVKSAVRRAEEMERQ comes from the coding sequence ATGAAAACAGGTATCATCGGACTCGGAAAAATGGGAGGCGCCCTGCTGCGGGGCGTGCTGAAAGCGGGAGCAGCGGCTCCGGAGGAAGTTTGGGTATACGATCATCACCATGAGAACGTGCAGGCTCTGAGGGAGGAATACCCCGGAGTTCATGAAGCGGCCTCGGAGGCAGATGCGGCGGACGCAGTGGAAGTACTGATTCTGGCCGTGAAGCCGCGCGGCATTCTTCCGCTCATTTCCTCTCTTTCCGAACGGGGGGCGGAGCTTCCCCTTCTGATTTCCATCGCTGCCGCCGTTTCCCTGAATGACATGGAAGCCTGCGCCAGCGACGGAACGCGCATTATACGCGCCATGCCCAATACCCCGTGCATGGTGCTGGCCGGCGTCATCGCCTACAGTACGGGAACCGGCGTAAAAGATGAAGATGAAGAGGCGGCCCGGATGCTGCTTTCCGGCTGCGGCTCCGTCTGCAAGGTGGAGGAATTCGGGATGAATGCCGTTTCTGCCATTTCCGGTTGCGGCCCCGCCTACATGTTTACGGCTCTGGATGCGCTTGCAGACGCGGGGGTAGCCATGGGATTGCCCAGGAAAACCGCTTTGGAGCTGGCTGCGGAAACCATGCGTGGGGCCTCCCTGATGCTGGAACGGACCGGGAAGCATCCCATGGAACTCCGGGATGAGGTCACTTCCCCCGGAGGGACCACGATTGCCGCTCTGAATGCGCTGGATGAATGCGGCTTCCGCAATGCCTGGATTCAGGCGGTGAAAAGCGCCGTGCGGCGAGCTGAGGAAATGGAGCGCCAGTGA
- a CDS encoding serine/threonine protein kinase gives MEQETLVYPLANNTVLQDKYTILNVLNAGGFGITYLALDNPGSRYVVIKECMPDAYACRDMETGFVRPRDEQAAVNFAQSVSNSRQEASILSQLNHPGIVQVFDMFDANGTCYYVMENIQGQTLFDLMTAMHAAGQTMEPAQATDLLFRLLDILHYLHSMGVYHCDIKPSNIFIQPDGTPKLIDFGAVRTKTLQHQGLVQITPGYTPPEFYPGRRSEIGPWCDMYELGATFYELLTGQVPHPADQRSVVDRNPKVTGYATLRKTYPMNFLSGIDKALSPDERNRFHSAKAWNDYINAMAAAGTLQAGGVSRKALPQARKKSSAGTAFIIILLIAAAAVWICWEQGLFHF, from the coding sequence ATGGAACAAGAAACCCTGGTTTATCCGCTTGCGAACAATACCGTTCTGCAAGACAAATATACGATATTGAACGTGCTGAACGCCGGCGGCTTCGGCATCACGTACCTGGCTCTGGACAACCCCGGTTCCCGGTATGTCGTCATCAAGGAATGCATGCCGGACGCCTACGCCTGCCGGGATATGGAAACCGGGTTCGTCCGTCCCCGGGACGAACAGGCCGCCGTCAATTTCGCCCAGAGCGTTTCCAATTCCCGGCAGGAGGCTTCCATCCTGTCCCAGCTCAACCATCCCGGCATTGTCCAGGTATTTGACATGTTTGACGCCAACGGCACCTGCTATTACGTCATGGAGAATATTCAGGGACAAACCCTGTTTGACCTGATGACCGCCATGCACGCCGCCGGGCAAACCATGGAACCGGCCCAGGCTACGGATCTTCTGTTCCGCCTGCTGGACATCCTGCACTACCTTCACTCCATGGGAGTGTACCATTGCGACATCAAGCCGAGCAACATCTTCATCCAGCCGGACGGAACGCCCAAGCTCATCGACTTCGGCGCCGTGCGCACCAAGACCCTCCAGCATCAGGGGCTCGTCCAGATCACGCCCGGCTATACCCCGCCGGAATTCTACCCCGGACGCCGGAGCGAAATAGGCCCCTGGTGCGATATGTACGAACTGGGCGCCACGTTTTACGAATTGCTCACGGGCCAGGTTCCCCATCCGGCGGACCAGCGTTCCGTAGTGGACCGCAACCCGAAAGTGACCGGTTACGCGACCCTGCGGAAAACCTATCCCATGAACTTCCTTTCCGGCATTGACAAAGCCCTGTCTCCGGATGAACGCAACCGATTCCATTCCGCCAAGGCATGGAACGACTATATCAACGCCATGGCGGCGGCAGGCACCCTGCAGGCAGGCGGAGTATCGAGGAAGGCCCTTCCCCAGGCCAGAAAAAAATCTTCCGCAGGCACAGCTTTCATCATTATCCTGCTCATTGCGGCGGCGGCCGTTTGGATATGCTGGGAGCAGGGATTGTTCCATTTCTGA
- the pheT gene encoding phenylalanine--tRNA ligase subunit beta, whose translation MKISLNWLSQYIDLSGLSVDEMSDMLTFAGIEVEDIRQQGVDSPYVVVARVAAAEQHPQADRLKVCQVDVGDGTLHQIVCGAQNYKVGDKVPCALPGAVLPGNFEIKVGKLRGVESRGMLCSASELGLPDKEHGLWILPQELEPGTPISQVVKADTLVEVEVTPNRPDLLSHNGMAYELAAISGREYRPVSIDDAGVELEPAGDFVRLDQPELNPYYTAVKVSGVNVQESPEWLKERLVAVGLRPINNIVDITNFVLHELGTPLHAFDAAKVQGGIVTRTAYEGETFKALDGQEYTLNCTDLVVADQSGKALAIGGVMGGEESGVTDATTDIILESAWFKPSSVRATSRRLALSSDSSYRFERGTSAWNVLRGSVRAVELILQLAGGTTSPTYVAGSPVPNPAHASMPSCGGADGPVSVPASLKQGKGATVTNELGFVELPWKALDQMSGGSISHEEGARILTALGLKQVPESPECWLIPPHRLDLTRPCDLLEEIVRVFGLDGIPSRFSGPFVAESPVDAAYNFQMELRRKLAALGFYETQTIKLIASESADGAIAQVKDALPLRPLQDGDLIRVSLPLSEDHSVLRPAHTPGLIAAAVRNSNQGVSGLRFFELGRVFRNTGGGKGRDIETDTLGILVSGDRTARSWADPRPEQASFEDLLAVMAALAPGHRFTLTPAKPREQAALGADVQLDGKACGYFARLSLARCRELGLGQPVYVAELDLRKMQEILTAPVKAAELPQFPGSSRDAAMELPLSTPNADIVKAVESAREKLLVSYSCFDVFTDPSGEKLPADRKSIAYTFLYRDPAKTLTAAEVDAAHQRVLKALTDKVKGLSFR comes from the coding sequence ATGAAGATTTCCCTTAACTGGCTTTCCCAGTACATTGACCTGTCCGGCCTGAGCGTGGATGAAATGTCTGACATGCTGACTTTTGCCGGCATTGAGGTGGAAGACATCCGCCAGCAGGGCGTGGATTCCCCATACGTGGTGGTGGCCCGCGTGGCCGCCGCGGAACAGCATCCCCAGGCGGACCGGCTGAAGGTCTGCCAGGTGGACGTGGGCGACGGCACGCTGCACCAGATCGTATGCGGCGCGCAGAATTACAAAGTGGGGGACAAGGTGCCCTGCGCCCTGCCGGGAGCAGTGCTTCCCGGCAACTTTGAAATCAAGGTGGGCAAGCTGCGCGGCGTGGAGTCCCGCGGCATGCTCTGTTCCGCCTCCGAGCTGGGGCTTCCCGACAAGGAGCACGGTCTCTGGATTCTCCCCCAGGAACTGGAACCCGGCACGCCTATTTCCCAGGTTGTCAAGGCGGATACCCTGGTGGAAGTGGAAGTGACGCCCAACCGGCCGGACCTGCTTTCCCACAACGGCATGGCGTATGAACTGGCCGCTATTTCCGGCCGGGAGTACAGGCCCGTTTCCATTGACGACGCCGGGGTGGAACTGGAACCCGCCGGAGACTTCGTGCGGCTGGACCAGCCGGAGCTGAACCCGTACTACACCGCTGTAAAAGTCAGCGGCGTGAACGTGCAGGAAAGCCCGGAATGGCTGAAGGAACGCCTGGTAGCCGTCGGTCTGCGCCCCATCAACAACATTGTGGATATTACCAACTTCGTCCTGCATGAACTGGGAACGCCCCTCCATGCCTTTGACGCAGCGAAAGTGCAGGGCGGCATCGTTACCCGCACCGCTTATGAAGGGGAAACTTTCAAGGCTCTGGACGGCCAGGAATACACGCTTAACTGCACGGACCTGGTTGTCGCGGACCAATCCGGCAAGGCGCTCGCCATCGGCGGCGTGATGGGTGGGGAGGAAAGCGGCGTGACGGACGCCACCACGGATATCATTCTGGAGTCCGCCTGGTTCAAGCCCTCCTCCGTGCGCGCCACGTCCCGCAGGCTGGCCCTGTCCTCCGACTCCTCCTACCGCTTTGAACGCGGCACTTCCGCCTGGAATGTCCTGCGCGGTTCCGTGCGCGCCGTGGAACTGATTCTCCAGCTGGCGGGCGGAACGACTTCCCCGACGTATGTGGCCGGTTCTCCCGTTCCTAATCCGGCGCATGCTTCCATGCCTTCCTGCGGGGGGGCGGACGGCCCCGTTTCCGTGCCCGCTTCCCTGAAGCAGGGGAAGGGCGCCACGGTGACTAATGAACTGGGCTTCGTGGAACTTCCCTGGAAGGCGCTGGATCAGATGTCCGGCGGTTCCATTTCCCATGAGGAAGGGGCTCGCATCCTGACGGCGCTGGGCCTGAAGCAGGTTCCGGAGTCTCCCGAATGCTGGCTGATCCCCCCCCACCGCCTGGATCTCACGCGTCCGTGCGACCTGCTGGAGGAAATCGTGCGCGTCTTCGGCCTGGACGGCATACCGTCCCGCTTCTCCGGCCCCTTCGTGGCGGAATCCCCGGTGGATGCGGCCTACAATTTCCAGATGGAGCTGCGCCGCAAGCTGGCGGCCCTGGGATTCTATGAAACCCAGACCATCAAGCTCATTGCCTCTGAATCCGCGGACGGCGCCATTGCCCAGGTGAAGGACGCGTTGCCCCTGCGCCCCCTTCAGGACGGAGACCTCATCCGCGTGTCCCTGCCGCTCAGCGAGGATCACTCCGTGCTGCGTCCCGCCCATACGCCCGGCCTGATTGCCGCCGCCGTGCGCAACAGCAACCAGGGCGTGTCCGGCCTGCGCTTCTTTGAACTTGGCCGCGTCTTCCGCAATACGGGCGGCGGCAAGGGCAGGGACATTGAAACGGATACCCTGGGCATTCTTGTTTCCGGGGACCGCACGGCGCGCTCCTGGGCAGACCCCAGGCCGGAGCAGGCCTCCTTTGAGGACCTTCTGGCCGTGATGGCTGCTCTGGCGCCGGGCCACCGCTTTACGCTTACGCCTGCCAAACCGCGCGAACAGGCCGCCCTGGGGGCGGATGTGCAGCTGGACGGGAAAGCCTGCGGCTATTTCGCCCGCCTGTCCCTGGCGCGCTGCCGGGAGCTGGGCCTGGGCCAGCCCGTGTACGTGGCGGAACTGGACCTGCGCAAAATGCAGGAAATCCTCACCGCGCCCGTGAAGGCTGCGGAATTGCCCCAATTCCCCGGCTCTTCCCGCGATGCGGCCATGGAACTGCCCCTCTCCACGCCCAATGCGGACATTGTCAAGGCCGTGGAATCCGCCCGGGAAAAACTGCTTGTCAGCTATTCCTGCTTTGACGTGTTCACGGACCCCTCCGGTGAAAAACTCCCGGCGGACCGCAAATCCATCGCCTACACCTTCCTGTACAGGGATCCGGCCAAGACCCTCACGGCCGCGGAAGTGGACGCCGCGCACCAGCGCGTGCTGAAAGCCCTGACGGATAAAGTGAAGGGCCTTTCCTTCAGGTAA
- a CDS encoding GNAT family N-acetyltransferase produces MKTISIEDRNPILVEQLVKVWKGSVKETHTFLSDEEINHIQEYVPQALREVPHLMIIEDDHGFPCAFMGIHEQKLEMLFVSPEARGRGLGKKLIETGIREYSVNELGVNEQNPQAKAFYEHMGFHVYRRAETDEQGKPYPVLYMRLSPSVYPGRD; encoded by the coding sequence ATGAAAACAATCAGCATTGAAGACAGAAATCCAATATTGGTGGAACAGCTTGTGAAGGTCTGGAAAGGTTCCGTGAAAGAAACCCACACTTTTTTGTCAGATGAGGAAATAAATCACATTCAGGAGTATGTTCCCCAGGCGTTAAGGGAAGTGCCCCATCTGATGATCATAGAGGATGACCACGGATTTCCATGCGCATTCATGGGAATTCATGAACAGAAACTTGAAATGCTGTTTGTTTCTCCGGAAGCGCGCGGCCGCGGACTGGGGAAAAAATTAATTGAAACCGGCATCAGGGAATATTCCGTCAATGAATTGGGAGTTAACGAACAAAATCCCCAGGCGAAAGCGTTTTACGAACATATGGGATTTCATGTCTACAGAAGAGCGGAGACCGATGAACAGGGCAAGCCTTACCCCGTTTTATACATGAGGCTGTCGCCATCCGTTTATCCCGGAAGGGATTGA
- a CDS encoding DNA-3-methyladenine glycosylase I — protein sequence MEDIINARCGWAGTDELYIKYHDEEWGRPVSDDKTLFEFLVLESAQAGLSWLTVLRKREGYRRAFHGFDVEKVARMTAEDVERLMSFDEIVKNRLKINSAINNAKLFMDVQKEFGSFYRYVLSFFPDHQPVVNHFSALAQIPAVSPESEAMSRDMKRRGFRFFGPTICYAFFQATGFVNDHIEGCFCKAAQCSKSQPHDQPACAVKNREPEGTNAEMKRSRS from the coding sequence ATGGAAGACATCATCAATGCGCGTTGCGGCTGGGCCGGAACGGACGAACTGTATATAAAGTACCATGACGAAGAATGGGGCAGGCCCGTTTCCGATGATAAAACCCTGTTTGAGTTTCTGGTGCTGGAGAGCGCCCAGGCGGGATTATCCTGGCTTACCGTCCTCCGGAAGCGCGAAGGATACCGGAGAGCCTTCCATGGCTTTGATGTGGAGAAAGTGGCGCGGATGACGGCGGAGGATGTGGAACGATTGATGAGCTTTGATGAAATTGTCAAAAACCGTTTGAAAATCAACAGCGCCATCAATAATGCGAAGCTGTTTATGGACGTTCAGAAAGAATTCGGCAGTTTTTACCGGTACGTCTTGTCGTTTTTTCCCGATCATCAGCCCGTTGTTAACCATTTCAGCGCTCTGGCGCAAATTCCCGCTGTTTCTCCGGAGTCGGAAGCCATGAGCAGGGACATGAAAAGGCGGGGATTCAGGTTTTTCGGTCCGACGATCTGTTATGCGTTTTTCCAGGCAACCGGGTTTGTCAACGACCATATTGAGGGCTGTTTCTGCAAAGCGGCTCAGTGCTCAAAATCCCAACCGCATGACCAGCCAGCCTGTGCTGTTAAGAACAGGGAGCCGGAGGGAACAAATGCGGAAATGAAGCGTTCGCGTTCATAG
- a CDS encoding prenyltransferase/squalene oxidase repeat-containing protein, producing MKNFRRLLTVFLACCMTAAPQNAAAQSPLKTSSSVPPQVELMYVKGLRYLQNAQKPDGTYDGTYGREPGIIGFCLMSVLAHGDDPNAGPYATMVRRCVDYILSKQNKGSGYIGDSMYNHGFATLALAEAYGMVRDDRIGPALRKAVALTLTAQKKNKSGGWRYSPDATDADSTVTGCQLVSLFAARNAGIPVPDAAFERGLKYMASCRNKKGAYGYTGPEGPRVTLTAIGSLTLSLARLKTDPSFRDSLAYLKKHLNYRDSTHPFYFEYYMSQALFHADPEAWKEWNYKNMRYLGASQAPNGSWLSDHSAAYSTSAALLSLALNYRFLPIYEQ from the coding sequence ATGAAAAATTTCCGCCGCCTCCTGACCGTTTTTTTAGCCTGCTGCATGACGGCCGCGCCGCAAAACGCAGCGGCCCAATCCCCCCTGAAAACGTCTTCTTCCGTTCCTCCCCAGGTGGAGCTGATGTACGTGAAGGGGCTGCGCTATCTTCAGAATGCCCAGAAACCGGATGGCACCTATGATGGGACTTACGGGAGGGAACCCGGCATTATCGGCTTTTGCCTCATGTCCGTGCTGGCCCACGGAGACGATCCGAACGCGGGGCCGTACGCCACCATGGTGCGCCGCTGCGTAGATTACATCCTGTCCAAACAGAACAAGGGGTCCGGCTATATTGGGGATTCCATGTACAACCACGGCTTCGCCACTCTCGCCCTGGCGGAAGCGTACGGCATGGTGCGGGACGACCGCATAGGCCCCGCCCTCCGCAAGGCCGTGGCCCTGACACTGACCGCCCAGAAAAAAAATAAATCGGGAGGCTGGCGCTATTCTCCGGATGCCACGGACGCGGACAGCACGGTGACCGGCTGCCAGCTCGTCTCCCTGTTCGCGGCGCGCAACGCGGGCATTCCCGTGCCGGACGCGGCCTTTGAACGCGGCCTCAAGTACATGGCCTCCTGCCGCAACAAGAAAGGCGCCTACGGCTATACCGGCCCGGAGGGGCCCCGCGTTACCCTCACGGCCATCGGTTCCCTGACGCTGTCCCTGGCGCGCCTTAAAACGGACCCGTCCTTCAGGGATTCCCTGGCCTACCTGAAAAAGCACCTGAATTACCGGGATTCCACTCACCCGTTTTATTTTGAATATTACATGTCACAGGCCCTGTTCCATGCGGATCCGGAAGCGTGGAAGGAATGGAATTACAAGAATATGCGCTACCTGGGAGCCTCCCAGGCGCCCAACGGGTCCTGGCTTTCCGACCATTCCGCAGCATATTCCACTTCCGCCGCCCTGCTCTCCCTTGCGCTTAATTATAGATTTTTACCCATCTATGAACAATAG
- a CDS encoding methylmalonyl-CoA mutase family protein — protein sequence MQQGNKTTAPEIDFGEFAPATYAEWREAAVAALKGADFDKKLFTKLVEGITLHPIYNKWDEHSPVMPAGQFPYRRGTRALGYMEKPCEIAQSIPASSPEDFNAKLLHDLGRGLTAVNIQLNCKCGLKLRKQADWDTALKGVRLDGLPVYVTPGSCGLGTLSMFLNTCKAAGVKTADLRGGVLYDPVGKAVMKGSLCGGKGICAYYDQMAVMTKWAVANAPGFQTIGVSGLPYADSGASAFEEVGAMLSTAVAYLRAMEERGLSVDETAAHMRFTVSIGANLFLEIAKIRALRELWAIIVKECGGSEEAAKIRLHARTSFWTLSKVDPWVNLLRGSAQAFSAIMGGVDSIDVLPFDAAVRMPDEFSRRIARNCPLILLGECNLDKVVDPAGGSWYLENLTDETSRKIWEFFQSIEKEGGIVKALKAGTIQKKVNATAAKRYELADQRRQSIVGVNQYVNLAEKKLEAPEGSCCSAHKGHGCCKNADIQLPEVEMSVDSACKAAGEGFSTCLINKALVAGVDCKCGEPLEMEALPKRRLAERFESLLAKADAWVEEKGSRPMVFFANMGPLRQHKARADFSRDFLRAGGLDVVYPSGFQTPEDAARAAAESGCAVCVICSTDDTYPEIVPAFCKALKEIRPDMMVALAGYPADHVEAFKEAGVDIFIHVKANCYNTVEAIQNKIGL from the coding sequence ATGCAACAGGGAAATAAAACAACGGCTCCGGAAATTGATTTCGGAGAATTCGCACCAGCCACATACGCCGAATGGCGCGAGGCAGCAGTCGCTGCCCTGAAAGGGGCTGATTTTGACAAGAAGCTTTTTACCAAGCTTGTGGAGGGAATTACCCTGCATCCTATCTATAATAAGTGGGATGAACATTCCCCGGTGATGCCTGCCGGGCAATTTCCGTACCGCCGCGGAACGCGCGCCCTGGGCTATATGGAAAAGCCCTGCGAAATCGCCCAGAGCATTCCCGCTTCCTCTCCGGAGGACTTCAACGCCAAGCTTCTGCATGACTTGGGCCGCGGCCTGACCGCCGTAAACATCCAGCTCAACTGCAAATGCGGACTGAAACTGCGCAAGCAGGCTGACTGGGATACGGCTCTCAAGGGCGTCCGGCTGGACGGGCTTCCCGTATATGTCACTCCCGGTTCCTGCGGTCTGGGAACCCTCTCCATGTTCCTGAACACCTGCAAGGCCGCCGGCGTCAAGACGGCGGATCTCAGGGGCGGCGTTCTGTATGACCCGGTGGGGAAAGCCGTGATGAAGGGATCTCTCTGCGGGGGAAAAGGCATCTGCGCCTACTATGACCAGATGGCCGTAATGACCAAATGGGCCGTCGCCAACGCTCCCGGCTTCCAGACTATCGGCGTCAGCGGGCTGCCTTACGCGGATTCCGGCGCTTCCGCCTTTGAAGAAGTGGGCGCCATGCTGTCCACTGCCGTGGCCTATCTGCGCGCCATGGAGGAACGCGGCCTCTCCGTGGATGAAACTGCGGCGCACATGCGCTTTACGGTCTCCATCGGCGCCAACCTGTTCTTGGAAATCGCCAAAATCCGCGCCTTGCGCGAACTCTGGGCCATCATCGTCAAAGAATGCGGAGGAAGCGAGGAAGCTGCCAAGATCAGGCTCCATGCCCGCACCTCCTTCTGGACCCTCTCCAAGGTGGATCCCTGGGTCAACCTGCTGCGCGGTTCCGCCCAGGCGTTCTCCGCCATCATGGGCGGCGTGGACAGTATTGACGTTCTGCCCTTTGACGCTGCCGTGCGCATGCCGGACGAATTCTCCCGCCGCATTGCCCGCAACTGCCCGCTGATTCTGCTGGGCGAATGCAATCTGGACAAGGTTGTTGACCCCGCCGGCGGTTCCTGGTACCTGGAAAACCTGACGGATGAAACCTCCCGGAAGATATGGGAGTTCTTCCAGAGCATCGAGAAGGAAGGCGGCATCGTCAAGGCTCTCAAAGCCGGCACCATTCAGAAGAAGGTGAACGCCACCGCCGCCAAACGTTACGAACTGGCGGACCAGCGCCGGCAGTCCATCGTGGGCGTCAACCAGTATGTCAACCTGGCAGAGAAGAAGCTGGAGGCGCCGGAAGGCTCCTGCTGCTCCGCCCACAAGGGGCACGGCTGCTGCAAGAATGCGGATATCCAGCTCCCGGAAGTGGAAATGAGCGTGGACTCCGCCTGCAAAGCCGCCGGAGAAGGCTTTTCCACCTGTCTCATCAACAAGGCCCTGGTGGCCGGGGTTGACTGCAAGTGCGGCGAACCTCTGGAAATGGAAGCCCTGCCGAAGCGCCGCCTGGCGGAACGTTTTGAATCCCTGCTCGCCAAGGCTGACGCCTGGGTGGAAGAAAAGGGTTCCCGGCCGATGGTCTTCTTCGCCAACATGGGGCCGCTTCGCCAGCACAAGGCCCGTGCGGACTTCTCCCGCGACTTCCTGCGCGCCGGCGGTCTGGATGTGGTTTATCCGTCCGGCTTCCAAACTCCGGAAGACGCGGCCAGGGCGGCTGCGGAAAGCGGCTGCGCCGTATGCGTCATCTGCTCCACGGATGACACTTATCCGGAAATCGTCCCCGCCTTCTGCAAGGCGCTCAAGGAAATCAGGCCGGACATGATGGTGGCCCTCGCCGGTTATCCGGCCGACCATGTGGAAGCGTTCAAGGAAGCCGGCGTGGACATCTTCATCCACGTCAAGGCCAACTGCTACAACACCGTTGAAGCTATTCAGAACAAGATCGGCCTCTAA
- a CDS encoding tryptophanase, with protein sequence MNSEPSNVVKFYNGEQIPLELHKVRVVQKLHLVPVERRLEAAREAGFNTFQLSTNDVYLDMLTDSGVNAMSDNQIAAMFRADDAYAGSQSFDRLKQAVRDVFGKEYLLPAHQGRACENIIARTFVKPGDVVPMNYHFTTTHAHIDLNGGKIEELVADEAVNPVSTNPFKGNLDPAKLRDCIARHGADKIPFVRMEASTNLIGGQPFSIANMREIRGICDEFGIMLVLDASLIGENAYFIKMREDEFKDSSCADILKTMCGLADLVYFSARKVSSSRGGGICTNDRSIAKKMEHLVPLFEGFLTYGGISVREIEAMAVGLYETTDLTVISQSPSFIEYFIGQMVDMGIPCVTPAGGLGAHIDAGRFLPHIPQEDYPAGALAAAFFIASGVRGMERGTLSSVRDENGKDILADVELLRLAFPRRVFTLSQVKYVADRMKWLYDNRDLIGGLEFVEEPPVLRFFMGKLRAKSDWPEKLAAKYRQDFGESL encoded by the coding sequence ATGAATTCAGAACCATCCAACGTTGTCAAATTTTACAATGGGGAACAGATTCCCCTGGAACTGCATAAAGTCCGCGTGGTGCAGAAGCTGCATCTTGTCCCCGTGGAACGCCGCCTGGAAGCCGCGCGGGAAGCCGGGTTCAACACCTTCCAGCTCAGCACGAACGACGTCTATCTGGACATGCTGACGGATTCCGGCGTCAACGCCATGAGCGACAACCAGATCGCCGCCATGTTCCGGGCGGATGACGCCTATGCCGGTTCCCAGAGCTTTGACCGCCTGAAACAGGCCGTCCGGGATGTCTTCGGCAAGGAATACCTGCTGCCCGCCCACCAGGGGCGCGCCTGTGAAAACATCATCGCCCGCACTTTCGTGAAGCCCGGTGACGTGGTTCCCATGAACTACCATTTCACCACCACGCACGCCCACATTGACCTGAACGGCGGGAAGATTGAGGAACTGGTGGCTGACGAAGCCGTCAACCCGGTCAGCACCAATCCTTTCAAGGGTAATCTGGACCCCGCCAAGCTGCGGGACTGCATCGCCCGGCACGGGGCGGACAAAATCCCCTTCGTGCGCATGGAAGCCTCCACCAACCTGATTGGCGGCCAGCCCTTCTCCATTGCCAACATGCGGGAAATCCGCGGCATTTGCGATGAATTCGGCATCATGCTGGTGCTGGACGCCTCCCTGATCGGGGAAAACGCCTATTTCATCAAGATGCGTGAAGACGAGTTCAAGGATTCATCCTGCGCGGACATCCTGAAAACCATGTGCGGCCTGGCGGACCTGGTGTATTTCTCCGCCCGCAAGGTTTCCTCTTCCCGCGGCGGCGGCATCTGCACGAACGACCGCTCCATCGCCAAGAAAATGGAGCACCTGGTTCCTCTCTTTGAAGGCTTCCTGACTTATGGCGGCATCTCCGTGCGGGAAATTGAGGCCATGGCCGTGGGCCTGTATGAAACGACGGATTTGACCGTGATTTCCCAGAGCCCCTCCTTCATTGAATATTTCATCGGCCAGATGGTGGACATGGGCATTCCCTGCGTGACCCCCGCTGGCGGCCTGGGCGCCCATATTGACGCCGGGCGCTTCCTGCCCCACATCCCGCAGGAGGACTATCCCGCCGGGGCCCTCGCGGCGGCTTTCTTCATCGCCTCCGGCGTGCGCGGCATGGAACGCGGCACGCTCTCCAGCGTCCGTGACGAAAACGGCAAGGACATCCTGGCGGATGTGGAACTGCTCCGCTTGGCCTTCCCGCGCCGCGTATTTACGCTGTCCCAGGTTAAATACGTAGCGGACCGCATGAAGTGGCTCTACGACAACCGCGATCTGATCGGCGGCCTGGAATTCGTGGAGGAACCGCCCGTTCTGCGCTTCTTCATGGGCAAGCTCCGCGCCAAGAGCGACTGGCCTGAAAAACTGGCGGCCAAATACCGTCAGGACTTCGGGGAAAGCCTGTAA